GCTCGCGGCCCTCGGGGTCGGTGTCCTTGAGCAGCGGGGTGTCGATGAAGCCGGGGCCGACCGCGTTGACCCGCACGCCCTGCGGGGCGTACTCGATCGCGGCGGACTTGGTGAGGCCGACCACGCCGTGCTTGGCGGCGACGTACGCGGGCGAGCCGGCGAAGCCGTTGGTGCCGAGGATGGAGGCCATGTTGACGACCGAGCCGCCGCCGGCCGCCAGGATCTCCGGCAGTTCGTAGCGCAGCGAGTAGAAGACGCCGTCCAGGTTGGTGGCCAGCACCCGGCGCCACGCCTCGGGGTCGTACTCGCCGGTGGGGGCGACCGGGCCGCCGATGCCCGCGTTGTTGACGGCGAGGCTGAGCGGGCCGAGGCCGTCCACGGTGGCGCGGACGGCGGCCTCGACCGAGGCCGGGTCGGTGACGTCGAGCTGCACGGCCAGCGCCTTCGCGCCGGTGGCCTCCAGCGCGGTGACGGCCGCGCGGGCGCCGTCGAGGTTGTAGTCGGCGACGGCGACGTTGGCGCCGCGCTCGGCGAGCAGGGTGGCGGTGGCCAGGCCGATGCCGGAGGCGCCTCCGGTGACGAGGGCGGTGCGGCCGGCGAACTCCTGGGTGGTCATGGGTGGTTCCTCTCGTACGCCGCGCGCGGGTGGGCGCGGGTGGTGCTGTTCCCGTCCGGCGGGTGGTCGGCGGGTGGTCTGCGGGGGTCGGGCGGCCCGGGTCGGGCGGCCCGGGAGCGGCCCGGGGCGGCCGGTCCGGGGGCGGTCAGTCCGAGGGTTCGGCCGCGGCCAGGTCGAAGGCGCGGTCGAGCAGGGTGGGCAGGTCGCCCGCGGGGTCGCGCACCCAGGTGCGGGTGGCGGCGTGCAGGGCGGCCACCCCGAGGCCGACGGCGACGGCGGGCCGCAGGTCGGTCTCCGGGTGCAGGCCGAGCCGGGCGGCGACCAGCCGGATCGAGCGCTCCTCCTCGGCGACCGCGATCCGCCGGAACGCGGCGGTCAGGGCGGGCTCCTCGTCGATCAGGACGAACAGGTCGCGCATGCCGGGACGGCGGTGCCAGGCGGGGTGCTCGGGGTCGGGGTCGTGCAGCCAGGCGGCGACGGCGGCCCGGTAGGCGGTGACCGGCGGTTCGGCGGCGGGCCGGGCGGCGAGCGCCTCGTTGATCCGGGCGAAGTCGGCGCGCAGGCAGTCCAGGACGGCGTCCTCGCGGGAGCCGAAGTGGCGGCTGAAGGTGCGGCGGGAGACGTCGGCGGCGTCCGTGACGTCCTCCACAGCGAGGGCGGCGAAGCCGTGCGCCAGGGTGAGGCGCAGCGCGGCGGCGGCCATCGCCTCGCGGGTGCGGCGGGCCTTGCGGTCGCGCCGCCCGTGCTCCTCCCGGGACGGCCCCGCCCCGGACGGCCCCGCCCCGGGCGGGGCGGCGTCGTACGCAGCGGGTTCCTCGGTGCCGCGCGGCCCGGGGACGCCCACGGTGTCGGCGGGCGCGGACTCGGCGTGCGGCGCGGACCGGTCGGTGCTCATGGCCCCACCGTACTCCTGAAAATGTCCCGGCGGGACATCAGTCCCGCCGGGACATCACGGCTCGAACGACCGACCCGCGGCCCGGGCCCGGAGCCCGAAGGCAAGAGCCCGGAGCCCGGAGGCAAGAGCCCGGAGCCCGGAGGCAAGAGCCCGGAGGCCGGAGCCCGGAGGCCGGCTACTGCCCGGTCGGCCCCCACAGCCGGTCGGTGCAGCGGGCGTACGTGTCGCGCCAGTGCGGCCAGTGGCGGACCGTCTCGTCGTCGCAGTCGGCGAGCAGCCGGTCGACCTGCTCCGGGTGGACGCCCTCCAGCAGCCACACCAGGGCGTCGGACGCGGACGGGCCGTCGGCGATCCGCAGCAGGTCGAGCAGTTCGGGCAGGGTGCCGATCCGGGAGCCGGGCTGGAAGACGCCCGCCATCCGGGGCAGCAGCTGGCGCTCCTCGATCCGCAGGTGGGTCTCCACCCGGGCGGCCAGTTCCTCGACCGCGTAGGAGACCGGCCAGGCGCTGGCCGGGTCGCGGGTGGCGATGCCGACCAGGGTGGTGGTGCGGGTGAAGCACTGGTCGAGGTTGTGGTGGTCGGACTCCAGCCAGTTGAGCAGCAGCCGCAGCTCGGGCGCGAAGCGGCGCAGCACCGGCCAGAGCCGGGTGTCCTGCTGCTCGTGGTGGCAGGTGACCATGGCGGTGACGAAGTCCCAGTGCCGCTTGAGCGCGTCGGCCGACTCGCGGTCCTCGGGCTGGAGCAGGCGCAGCGCCTGCGGGATGCGGGCCAGGTCGCGCCGGACGGCGGCGTGCACCAGGCGCAGGCCGGCGAACGGGAGGGGCTCGACCACCCGGGCGGGTTCGACCGCCGCGGCGGGTGCCTGGTCCTGTCGGGCAGGGGCGGTCGCGGGGCCGACGGGCAGCAGGTGACGGGACATGGCGCTCTCTTCACGACGGTCTGGGGCTGGCCGGAGCGGGGGCCGCGGTGCGGCCGCCCCGGTCCAGTTCTCCGGTCCACGGCTCCAGGGTGACCACAGTCCATCAGGGTCGAATGAACGACCGATTGATGGGCAGGTCAGAGCGTTTTACGGGCCTCGGTGGACGGTTCTGACGGAGTGGCACCCCGTCCCTTCGTTCCGGCGGGCCGTCAGTCGGACTCCGGTCCGGCGGTGTTGGCGGTCAGCCACTCCAGCGTGGTGGGGATCATCTTCTTGAAGTCCGAGGTGAGGTGCTTGCCGCCGGGCTGCTCGTAGTACTCCACGGTGGTGGGGGCCTTGGCCTTGGCGACCCAGTTCTTCACCAGCTTGGTCTCGTACGGGTTGGCGCCGCCCGCGGTGGCCAGCATCCGCACGTCGGCGGCGCCGGCGGCGATCAGCTGGTCGGGGCTGTTGGCCAGGCGCTCCTGCTCGTGGCCCTTCCAGAGCGGCGAGTCGGGGTTCCAGTAGCCGTCGATCGGCACCGCGGCCTTGAACACGTCGGGGTGCTGGAGGGCGAGCTTCGCGCTGCAGAACGCGCCGGTGGAGGCGCCCATCACGGCCCAGCCGTCCCGGCCCTTGAGGGTGCGGAAGTTGGCGCGGACGAAGTCCGGGACGTCCTGGGACATCCAGGTGCCGATCTTCGGCTGGCCGGGGATGTCGGCGCACTCCAGCGCCTTGGCCTCGTCGGAGTCCAGGTTCTGCACCGGCATGATCATGATGAACGGGTGGGCCTTGCCCTGGGCGACCATCTCCTGGTCGACCTCCTGGATCGGCAGCTGGTTGTCGGTCCAGGTGTTGTACCCGGCGCTCTGCCCGCCGGCGTACAGGGTCAGCACCGGGAAGCCGGTCCTCGCGTACGCGGGGTCGTCGTACTGCGGCGGCAGCCAGACCCAGACCTTGCCGCTGACCCCGGACTTGGCGCCGGCCAGGGTGGTCATCAGGATCGGACCGGCCTTGGTGTCGCGGGCCGTGGAGAAGTGGGCGGCCGGACCGGTCGGCATCAGCACCTTGGTCGGCTTCGGCGGCGCGCTGCTGGGCGGCGCGGCGGCGGACGCGGCGGCGGAGTTCTGGCCGGTGGAGATCGCGGCCCGGGCGGAGTCGGCGCCGCTGCCGGAGCTGCCGCAGGCGGCGAGCGGGACGGCGAGGGCGAGCAGGGCGGCGGCCGCCAACGGGCGGCGGACGGCGGGGCGGGGCTGCGGCAGCACGGTGCTCTCTCCGGGCGGGGCCGGCCCGGCGGCCGGGTCCGGGCCCTGGTCAGTGAGGGTCGGGGACGGGCCGCGACGGTCACCGGCACACCCCGGGTACGGCCCCGGCCGCGCGTGCGGCGGCGGTCCGGGCCTCCCGTGATCCTATGACGTGCCGCTCTCGGGGCCGGTTGCGTCCGGGCCCACAATCCGCCGGTCGGCGGGGGTGGTTCCGGCCGGTCGGCGGGGGTGCGCGGGCCCGCCGGTCGGCGTGTCGCGGCGGTCGGCCGCGCCGGTCCGGGCCGGGCCTGGACGATCCTCCGGCTGACGCGGCGCCCCGGCCCGGCGATCATGGGGGTTCCGTGTCCCGGAACCGTCCCGAGGAGTGTGCGCGTGTCCCAGCAGGTTGCCGTGATCACCGGTGCGGGCAGCGGCGTCGGCCGCGCCGTGGCCCGCGAACTCGCCTCGGCCGGCTGGCGGGTGGTGCTGGCCGGCCGCCGGGCCGACCCGCTGACGGAGACCGCCGCCGGGCTCGGGCCGGACCGCGCGCTGGCGGTGCCCGCCGACGTCACCGACGAGCGGCAGGTGGAGGCGCTGTTCGACGCGGCGGCCGGGCACTTCGGCCGGATCGACCTGCTGTTCAACAACGCCGGGATGTTCGGCCCGTCCGCCCCGGTCGAGGAGGTCGCGGCGGCCGACTGGCGGGCCGTGGTCGACGTCAACCTGACCGGCGCGTTCCTCTGCGCGCAGGCCGCGTTCCGCCGGATGCGGGACCAGGACCCGCAGGGCGGCCGGATCGTCAACAACGGCTCGATCTCCGCCCACGTCCCCCGCCCGTACGCGATCGCCTACACCGCGACCAAGCACGCCGTCACCGGCCTGACCCGCGCCCTGTCGCTGGAGGGCCGCCCGTACCGGATCGCCTGCGGGCAGATCGACATCGGCAACGCGGCCACCGACATGACGGCGGGGATGGGCGCGGGGGTGCGGCAGGCGGACGGGCGGACCGCGCCGGAGCCGACCATGGACGTCGCGGACGTGGCCCGGACGGTGCGCCACATGGCGGAGCTGCCGCTGGAGGCGAACGTCCAGTTCGCCACGGTGATGGCCACCGCGATGCCGTACATCGGCCGCGGCTGAGCGGCGGGAGCGGCGCGCCGGGGCGGACTCGTTCGAGGTGTCCGTCCCAGCGGCCGCCGCGCAGTTCGACGTCCGGGACAGGGGTGGTGGTGCCCATCCGCCCGATGCTTCCAGCGGGTCGGGCGCCCGGCCCGGGTCAGCCGCGCCAGGTGTCGTTCAGCGTGATCCGGCCGGTGGCCGGGACGGTCGCGGTGCGGTTGGCGCCGCTCTCCCAGGTGACGTTCCCGGCGGCGTCCTTGCGGATGTACTTGTACTGGATCGCGGTGCCCGCGCCGAGCGCCACGTCCAGCTTCCACACCGGGTAGGCGGCGGCGGAGAGCGGCAGCGCCTTCGCGGTGTCCCAGCCGCCCAGCCCGGCCGCGTCGCCGACCAGGTAGACGTTCTGGCCGACCGCGGTGGTGGCGTTGACCGCGAAGGAGGCGCCGGAGCCGGTCGGCGGGGAGGCGGACGCCGAGGTCGACGGGGAGGCGGTGGCGGCGGCGCACGGGTCGCCGCTGCCGACCGCGCCGTCCTTGACGGTGATGCTGCCGGTGCCCAGGGCGTAGTTGCCGCCGCCGTTGTTGTCCCAGGTGCCGTTGCCGTTGTTGAAGGTGGTGGCGAGGCCGGTGGCACCGCCCAGGCCGACGGTCTTCTTCACCCAGCCGGTGCAGGCCGCGTCCATGGCCACGCCGGGGACGGTGGTCCAACTGCCGCCGTTGGGCGCGTAGTGCAGGTCGTAGGCCGACCAGTTCCGGTCCGTCGAGTAGAAGACGGTGGCGCTGTTGCCGCCGGTCGGCGAGGCCGACGCGGAGGCGGACGGCGAGGCGGAGGGGGTGGGGGCGGGCGTGGCGCCGTTGCCGCCGGCGCCGACGTACAGGGCGACCGCGTCGCCCGCGCCGACGGTGGCGGTGAACCTGCCGTCCGCGCCGACGGTGTAGGTCGGGCCGGTGCAGCCGCCGCCGTTCACCGGGTCGCCGTGCTGGACGTCGCAGTAGACGCCGGCCGGCAGCGAGGTCTGGAAGGTCCGGGTGAGCGCGCCGGACTCGCGGTTGATCGCCACGTAGCCCTTGTCGCCGCGGCCGAAGGCGATCGCGTTGTTGTCGTTGGACCACCAGTCGGTCATGCCGGTGCCGGAGACCGCGTTGCGGAAGCCGACCATGTTGGCGACCTGGCGCCAGGCGTGGGTGCAGTTCCAGCCGTCCTGGTAGCAGGCGTTGACGGTGCCGCCGTTGGGCGGGCCGTCGTCGTTGCCGCCGAAGGCGTAGCCGGAGTAGACGTTCGGCGAGCCGTAGGGGTCGGCCAGCAGGAAGACGTTGGCCAGCGTGTAGGCGGAGCCGTACGCGTAGGTCAGGGTCGAGCCGTTGCGCTCGGTGTCCCAGTTGTCGACGAAGGTGCGGGCCTGGGCGGAGCCGAGCAGGCCGCTGCCCCAGCTCTGCAGGTCGGAGATCCGCCCGCCGTTGAAGGCGCTCTTGAGCCAGGTCGCGGAGCGGAACTCGTCCACGTCGCCGTTGCCGGTGTACTCGCCGGGCTGGACGGCCTCGCCCGCGCCGTAGATGACCTCCTGCACCCAGTAGGCGTTCGGGTTGCTCACCTTGGACTTGATCGCGGCCAGGTCGCTCGCGGCGATGTGCTTGGCGGCGTCGATCCGGAAGCCGTCGACGCCCAGGGACAGCAGGTCGTTCAGGTAGTCGGCGATGGTCTGCTGAACGTAGCCGGAGCCGGTGTTCAGGTCGGCGAGGCCGACCAGCTCGCAGTTCTGCACGTTGGAGCGGTCGCCGTAGTTGCTGATCGACGTCCGGCAGGAGTGGAAGTCCTGGTCCTGGTAGTAGCCCGGGTAGGTGTACTTGCCGTACGCGGTGCCGCCGGTGCCGGTGCCGCTGCCCGCGCTCATGTGGTTGATCACCGCGTCGGCGATCACCTTGACGCCCGCGGCGTGGCAGGTGCCGACCATGCGCTGGAACGAGGCGCGGTCGCCGAGCCGGCCGGCGATCCGGTAGCTGACGGGCTGGTAGGAGGTCCACCACTGGGCGCCCTGGATGTGCTCCTCGGCCGGGGAGACCTCGACGGAGCCGTAGCCCTTGGGGCCGAGCGTGTCGGTGCACGCCTTGGCCACCGAGTCGAACTTCCACTCGAACAGGGTGGCGGTGACGTCCTTGCCGCCGGGCGGGGTGGCGGTGGCGGCGGGCGCGAGCGAGAGCCCGGCGCCGGCCGAGAGGCCGAGCGCCGCGAGCGCGGTGGCGGCGGCGGCGAGGCGCCGGCCGCCGAGGGGGGCGGAGAGGGGCAAGGGAGCACTCCTGGGGGAAGCCCGGGCCGCGGACGCGGGTCGCGGAACGGGGGGCGGCGGGGTGGGGGCCGCGACGGCGGGGGTGGTGCCGTCAGTGCGACGGGTGGAGGGTCGCTACTGCAAGTCCCTGCAAACTCGTTGAAACTTGCTGGAAATTTGCAGTGGCATGACCATAGGGTCCGCCCGGACGGCCGTCAAGGGAGGCTGCGGGCCCCTGCGGACGAGAAAGCCGGCGGGAGAACGGACGGGGAAAACGGATGCGTCGGTCCGCCGCTGACGGTTCGTCAGCGGCGGACCGGCGCGGGCCCGGAGCCCCGGGAGGTCAGCCCAGCTGCCGCTCGATCAGGTCACAGGCGCGGGCGGTGCCGCCCTCGGACTTCGCCCGCGCGCTCAGCTCGCGCGAGCGGGCCGCGACCGCCGGGTCCGCGACCAGCTCGGCCAGCGCCGAGCGGAGCGCCCGCGGCGTCGCGTCCGCGGTGTCGATCCGGCGGGCCACGCCGAGCTCGACCAGCCGGTCGGCGTTCATGAACTGCTCGGCGGCCTGCGGCACCGCGATCATCGGCACCCCGGCCAGCAGGCCCTCCCCGCAGCCGCCCATCCCGGCGTGCGTGACGAAGGCGTCGGCCTGCTCCAGCACCGCCCGCTGCGGCAGCCAGGGGTGCACCTCGACCCCGGCCGGGATCTCCCCCAGCTCCGCCGGGTCGGTGTGCCGGCCGATCTGCAGCACCAGGTGCCAGCCGGGCAGGTCGCCGAAGGCGGCCAGGCAGTTGCGGTAGAACTCCGGCTGCCGGGTGAACGCCGAGCCCAGCGACACCAGCAGCACCTTCTCGGCCCCGGCCGGGCGCTGCCAGCCGCCCTGCTCGGCCCGCAGGTCGAAGCACGGGCCGACGAAGTCCACCGCCTTCCGGTCGACCCGGTCGGCGTGCGGCTGCATCGCCTCGGTGATCATGGCGACGGCCCGGGCCGGGCGGCCGGAGAAGTCGTCCACGTCGGTCGTGGTGGCGCCGCTGCCGGCCAGCCACTCGGCGAAGCGGGCGAAGTAGGCGTCCGCCCCCGGGAGGCCGCGCAGGTGGGCGCCGACCTCCTCCCGGTACCCCTCCCAGCCGACCAGCGTCGGCGAGAGCTGGACGACCGGCCGGCCCTGCGCCTCGGCGAGCGCCCGGGCCGCGTAGGCGCCGATGTCGTACAGGTAGAGGTCGGCCGGGTCGGCGTCGTAGTGGGCGCGCAGCCGGGGCAGCACGGCGATCGCGTCCTCCAGGAAGACGCGCATGGCGCCGATCGCGTCCGCCGGCCAGTCGTGGTCGGCGACCGGGAGGGTGGAGGGGTAGGGGACGAGCTCGGCGCCGGTGGGGGCGATCAGCTCGGCGACGGCGGGGTCGTTGGCGTACGTCACCCGGTGGCCGCGGGCCACGAGTTCGCGGATCACTTCGAGGCTGGGGCGGACGTGGCTGACGGCCGGGATGCCGACCATGGCGATGTGGGCACGACGGCTCATGCGGAGAGCACCTGCTTCCGGTTCTACGGGGCGTGGACAGGACACCGCACCACCGGGGCGCCGCGGAGGGGCGCGCACGGGCGGGCGGGACGCGTGGGCTCGGGGCGCTGCCCCGGCCGCGTCAGCCGTAGATCTGGTGGAAGGAGGACATGCCGGGACACTAACCCGGAACCGGTCGGGCCGCACGCGAATTACCGCGCGCGCCCGACCTCGGGGCACCGCAACGCCCTTGAGAAGCAAGCGGATTGACCGATCGTCAGACCGCGTCCGGCCCGCGCTCGCCGGTGCGGACCCGGACGATGCCGTCCACCGGCACCACCCAGACCTTGCCGTCGCCGATCTTCCCGGTCCGGGCGGCGGCCACGATCGCGTCGGTGACCCGCTCGGCGTCCTCGTCCTCCACCACCACCTCGATCCGGACCTTCGGCACCAGGTCGATCCGGTACTCCGCGCCCCGGTACACCTCGGTGTGCCCGTGCTGCCGCCCGTAGCCGCTGGCCTCGGTGACGGTCAGCCCGTGCACGCCGAGCTCCTGCAACGCGGTCTTGACCTCGTCCAGCTTGAACGGCTTGACGACGGCGGTGATCAGCTTCATGCGGGGCGGGTCCTGTCGGAGGCGGGCGCACCGTGCGGGTGCATGCTGGCGTGGGCGGTGGCGGAGCCGTGGCCCAGGACGCCGTGATCGTACGCGGTCTCGGCGTGCACGGCGAGGTCCAGGCCGGTGAGTTCGTGCTCGGGCGCGGCCCGGAAGCCCATCAGCCGGTCGATCGCCCGGCCGATGCCGTACGTCATGCCGAAGGCGTACCCGGCGACCACCAGGACGGCGGTCAGCTGCTTGCCGAGCTGGCCGATCCCGCCGCCGTGCAGCAGTCCGGCGGGGCCGCCGGTCATGGTGGCGGTGGCGAACAGGCCGATCAGCAGGGTGCCGATGACGCCGGCCACGAAGTGCACGCCGACCACGTCCAGCGAGTCGTCGTAGTCGAGGCGGAACTTCCAGCTGACGGCGTAGCAGCAGACCAGCCCGGCGGCCAGGCCGACGACCAGCGCGCCGAGCAGGTCGACGCTGCCGCAGGAGGGGGTGATGGCGACCAGTCCGGCGACCGCGCCGGAGGCGGCGCCGAGGGTGGTGGCGTGGCCGTCGCGCTTCTTCTCCACCACCAGCCAGCCGAGCAGGCCCGCGCAGCCGGCCGCCTGGGTGTTGAGGACCGCGGCGGCGGCCAGGCCGTTGGCGCCCATCGCGGAGCCGCCGTTGAAGCCGAACCAGCCGAACCAGAGCAGGCCCGCGCCGAGCAGCACCAGCGGCAGGTTGTGCGGGCGCATGGCCTCCTTCTTGAAGCCCAGGCGCGGGCCGAGCAGCAGGGCCAGGGCCAGGCCGCTGGCGCCGCAGTTGACCTCGACGACGGTGCCGCCGGCGAAGTCGAGGGCGCCGAGGTCGCGCAGGACCCAGCCGTCGGGGGCGAACACCCAGTGCGCGACGGGCACGTAGACCAGCAGCGTCCACACCGCGGTGAAGGCCACCCAGGAGCCGAACTTGGCCCGGTCGGCGATGGCGCCGGAGATCAGCGCGGCGGTGATGATCGCGAAGGTCAGCTGGAAGGTGGCGAACAGCAGGGTGGGGACGTGCCCGGTGAGGCTGTCCGGGGTGATGCCGGCCATGCCGAGGTGGTCGAGGGAGCCGATCAGGCCCCAGCCGGCGTCCTTGCCGAAGGCCAGCGAGTAGCCGGCCAGCAGCCAGACCGCGGTGACCACGGCGATCGACACGAAGCTCATCATGATCATGTTGAGCACGCTCTTGGTGCGCACCATGCCGCCGTAGAACAGCGCCAGGGCCGGGGTCATCAGCAGCACGAGCGCGGTGCAGGCCAGCAGCCAGGCGGTGTCGCCGCTGTCCAGGGTGGGTGGGGAGTCAGCGAGGAGCATGCGGGGAGTGTCGCCGGGCCGGATTTCGGGCCGCCGTCACGGGTGTTTCGACGGTGTTTCGTGTTGCCCGGGGGTTTCCGGAATCTCACCGCCCGGACACCCGGCCGGGCCGCGCCGGGAGCGGGCGCGCCGGTGCCCGGCGGCCGCTGGTGCGGCCGCCGGGCAGCGGTGGGTGCGGGTGCGTCAGCTGGTCTGGATCGCGGTGTCGTCGATCACGAAGGAGGTCTGCAGCGAGGAGTCCTCGACCGCGTTGAACTTCACCGTGACGGTCTGGCCCGCGTAGGCCGACAGGTTGATGCTCTTCTGGGTGTAGCCGGTGGCCTTGTCGAGGTTGGAGTACGAGGCGACCGAGGTGCCGTTGACGGTGACGGTCAGCTTGTCGTACGCGGTGGAGGTGGTGGTCTCCGCGGTGTCGACGTGCAGCCAGTAGCTCAGCGTGGCGGAGCAGCCGGCCGGGATGGTGACGGTCTGGGTGATGCTGTCGGTGTGGGCGGAGCCGTAGCCGTCCAGCCAGGCCTTCCAGGAACCGCTGTGGGCGGCCTGCGAGGTGGAGTTGTTGACCACGCCGGAGGTGGCGGTCCAGGGGCTGGCGGTGCCGGTCTCGAAGCCGGGGTTGCCGAGCAGCTGGGCCGGGGTGCAGCCGGTGCCGCCGCCGGAGGTGACGGTCCAGGTGAAGGAGGCGGTGCCGGTCTTGTTGGCGGCGTCCTTGGCGGTGACGGTCACGTTGTAGGTGCCGGCCGCGGTGGCGGTGCCGGTGATCTTGCCGGTGGAGGCGTTGATCGACAGGCCGGTGGGCAGGCCGGTGGCCGAGTAGGTCAGCGGCGCGGTGCCGCCGGTGGCCGCGATCTGCAGGTTGACCGAGCCGTTCAGCGCGGTCGACTGGTTGCCGGGGCTGGTGACGGTCGGCCCGCCGGTGCTGGGCAGCGAGCCGACGTTGACGGCGGCCCAGGCGGTGGCGGTGGCGTTGTACTCGGCGGAGCCGGCGCCGTACAGGTCGGTGGCGGCGGAGAGCATGCCGGCCCGGGCGCTGGCGTAGTTGGTGGTGGAGGTCCAGTACGTGGTCAGTGCCCGGTACCAGATCGCCGCGGCCTTGTCCCGGCCGATGCCGGTGACGGTGATGCTGTTGACGGTGGGCGAGTTGTAGCTGACGCCGTTGATGGTCTTGGCGCCGCTGCCCTCGGCCAGCAGGTAGAAGGCGTGGTTGCCGACGCCGGACGAGTAGTGGACGTCCTTGTTGCCGACGGTGGAGGACCAGCTGTCGGCGGAGGAGCCGTCCTTGGAGGGCTTGTCCATGTAGCGCAGCGGCGTGCCGTCGCCGTTGATGTTGATCAGCTCGCCGATCAGGTAGTCCGGGTTGTCGGTGGGCAGGTTCGCGTAGAACTCGACCATCGTGCCGAACACGTCCGAGGTGGACTCGTTCAGGCCGCCGGACTCGCCCGAGTAGTTCAGGCCCGCGGTGTTGGAGGTGACGCCGTGCGTCATCTCGTGGCCCGCGACGTCGAGTTCGGTCAGCGGGTGGGTGTTGCCCGAGCCGTCGCCGTAGGTCATGCAGAAGCAGCTGTCGTCCCAGAACGCGTTGACGTAGTTGCTGCCGTAGTGGACCCGGCTGTACGCGCCGACGCCGTCGTTGCGGATGCCGTTGCGGCCGAAGGTGTTCTTGTAGTAGTCCCAGGTGGACGCGACGCCGTAGTGGGCGTCGACGGCCGCGGACTCCTTGTTGGAGACGGTGCCGTCGCCCCAGGTGTCGGTGGTCTTCGAGTACAGCGTGCCGGTGCCGCTGGTCCCGTTGTTCAGGTTGGTGGTGTACATGTTGCCGCGGGTCGGGTCCTTGAGCTGGTAGTTGGAGCCCGACTGCGAGGTGCCGAGGGTGACGTTGCCGACGAAGACGCCGTTGCCGGTGCCGGTCTCGATGCCCTCCCACTTCTGGATCACGTCGCCGGTGGTGGCGTCGGTGACCACGTGGAGCTTGCTCGGGGTGCCGTCCTCCTGGACGCCGGAGACCACGGTCTCCCAGGCCAGCCGCGGGCTGTTGTCGGCGGCCCAGACCACCAGGCGGGGCGCGGTCTCCAGGGCGGAGCCGGACTGGGCGGCCAGCGCGGTGGCCTGGCCCTTGGCGGCGGCGAGCTTGGGGGTGGTGGACAGGCCGGTCAGCGTGGCCGAGGAGGCCCGGTCGACGCTCTTGGTGGTGCCGTTGGCGGCCTGGTGGACGATCAGGTCGCCGCCGAGCACCGGGAGTCCGTTGTAGGTCCGCTCGTAGCGGAAGTGCTGGGTGCCGTCGGCGTCCTTGGACGCGTCCTTGACCACGAGCTTCTCGGCCGAGCCCAGGCCCAGGTCCTGGGCGAACGTCGCCGAGCGGCTGCTCGCGTCGGAGAGCAGCTGGGCGTGGCCGGCCACCGCCTGCTGGGAGGCGACCTGGCCGGTCT
This is a stretch of genomic DNA from Kitasatospora fiedleri. It encodes these proteins:
- a CDS encoding ammonium transporter; translated protein: MLLADSPPTLDSGDTAWLLACTALVLLMTPALALFYGGMVRTKSVLNMIMMSFVSIAVVTAVWLLAGYSLAFGKDAGWGLIGSLDHLGMAGITPDSLTGHVPTLLFATFQLTFAIITAALISGAIADRAKFGSWVAFTAVWTLLVYVPVAHWVFAPDGWVLRDLGALDFAGGTVVEVNCGASGLALALLLGPRLGFKKEAMRPHNLPLVLLGAGLLWFGWFGFNGGSAMGANGLAAAAVLNTQAAGCAGLLGWLVVEKKRDGHATTLGAASGAVAGLVAITPSCGSVDLLGALVVGLAAGLVCCYAVSWKFRLDYDDSLDVVGVHFVAGVIGTLLIGLFATATMTGGPAGLLHGGGIGQLGKQLTAVLVVAGYAFGMTYGIGRAIDRLMGFRAAPEHELTGLDLAVHAETAYDHGVLGHGSATAHASMHPHGAPASDRTRPA
- a CDS encoding M4 family metallopeptidase — translated: MSRRTHARVSMAALAATTALLVTAIPVAVAQAAPAAPSQTGQVASQQAVAGHAQLLSDASSRSATFAQDLGLGSAEKLVVKDASKDADGTQHFRYERTYNGLPVLGGDLIVHQAANGTTKSVDRASSATLTGLSTTPKLAAAKGQATALAAQSGSALETAPRLVVWAADNSPRLAWETVVSGVQEDGTPSKLHVVTDATTGDVIQKWEGIETGTGNGVFVGNVTLGTSQSGSNYQLKDPTRGNMYTTNLNNGTSGTGTLYSKTTDTWGDGTVSNKESAAVDAHYGVASTWDYYKNTFGRNGIRNDGVGAYSRVHYGSNYVNAFWDDSCFCMTYGDGSGNTHPLTELDVAGHEMTHGVTSNTAGLNYSGESGGLNESTSDVFGTMVEFYANLPTDNPDYLIGELININGDGTPLRYMDKPSKDGSSADSWSSTVGNKDVHYSSGVGNHAFYLLAEGSGAKTINGVSYNSPTVNSITVTGIGRDKAAAIWYRALTTYWTSTTNYASARAGMLSAATDLYGAGSAEYNATATAWAAVNVGSLPSTGGPTVTSPGNQSTALNGSVNLQIAATGGTAPLTYSATGLPTGLSINASTGKITGTATAAGTYNVTVTAKDAANKTGTASFTWTVTSGGGTGCTPAQLLGNPGFETGTASPWTATSGVVNNSTSQAAHSGSWKAWLDGYGSAHTDSITQTVTIPAGCSATLSYWLHVDTAETTTSTAYDKLTVTVNGTSVASYSNLDKATGYTQKSINLSAYAGQTVTVKFNAVEDSSLQTSFVIDDTAIQTS